GCTGGGCAGGCAACTCGCCACGCGCCAGACTTTGCCGGGCGCTCATTGCAGTGGCCAAACCGGCCACCCGCACCACGAATATGCCCAGCATCGACCCACCCACGACCAGCAGGAAGGTCGGCAGGAAGCCGATCGACATCCCGACTTTCACCAGTACGAACAGCTCAAGCACCGGAAAAAGCAATAAAAGCAGAAGAAAAACGCGCATCAAAATGAGTTCCTGAACGGAAGAAGGCTTCCAGTAAACCTAACGTGACGTCGCAAAGTCGTTAATTCAAGCCTCGACCTGTTCCAAAGCCGGCCATTTTTCAGCGTGAGCCAGCTGGACCAAGGCTTGGCGGACTTGTGTCGGCGTATTACAGGGCTCGGCGAATGCCAGCCAGTACAAACTTTGACCGATGCGCAGGTGCATGCCCTCGCTGTCGATGCCCACCAGGACAGCGGGCAGCGTGGCGGGCAACCCGGCCAGTTCGACGTAGTGGGCGATGGCTTTGGTGTGATCATCGTTCATGTGCTCGACCATGCCGATCTCGGCAGGGCCAGCGAACGGATTGGACAGGGCAACATTGTCCAGCCAGTGGATGGCGCCAAACCCGCCAATGTAGCGATAGCGCACGGGCTTGAGCACCCAGAAGTCGAAGTCGTGAGCGCTGTGGTAGCTCTCGGATTCCGGGAAATAGCGGTAGTAGCGCTGCGCCGCAGCCTCGATGCGAACCCCGTCGGTGATTTTCTCGGCCTCGGCCATCAGCGTAACGCGCCCAACTGCCTGGACGTCCTCAGCGCCCCGCTCGCCCACCAGCAACGAACATTTAGCGTCGAGCTGCAGGTTGTGGGTGTGCTGCGCGATGCGGCTGATCAGGATCAGCGGCCGGCCTTCATCGTCCAGGCAGTAAGGCACCACTGAGCCAAACGGATAACCGGGCATCGACTTGGAATGGGTCGACAGTACGCCCCGGTATTCCTTGAGCAGCAAGGCTCGTGCCTGCCGGTTGGCGCTGTTGCTCATGTGGGCTCCTGAACGAATCTGTTTGAAATATCGACGAACGCAAAGCGCACAGCGCGCCAACCCGTCACACGATAATCGCTATCGCGCGAACGTGCCAGATTAAGGGAGAGTGACGATTTGCAGAGGAATTCGAGTAAAAGACGCTGCGAGCCGGCCCTGCAGATCACTCGATCTGCAGGCGCCTGATTGCCCGGCAGAAAAAACTTACCAGGCCACACCGAAACCAGCGGTGTAACGGGTCTTGTCGAGGTCCCCGTTATCCGAACCGCTGATGATGTCTTTCTCGGCCTTGAGGTTAAGCGACGCCCACTCGGTCACCTTGTAACGCAGACCCACTTCTGTCTCGAGGCTGTAATCGGCCACGCCACTGATGGGTTTGCCCACCTCACCGTTGGTGAAGAACTCCACCTTCTTGCCGATCAAGTAGCGGTTGTAATCCCACGTGCCGGACACGGAATAGAAGTTGTCTTTTTCGCCGTTGGAATATTCGAAATCGGTGCGGTTAAGCAGCGCGCCGACTTTGAATGCGCCCAACTCGTCGTCCCAGAACTGATAACCAGGACCGGTACCGACCGTGCGCTGACGCGCGAGGTCTTCAATGGTGTCGCGCTTGTAGGTGATGCGACCGTCCCAGAACCATTTTTCTGTCAGGAACCGGTCGACCGAGTATTCGGCGTCCCAGTTGTTGGTGGTGGTCAGGCTGTCCTGCGACTCGCGGTTGTATTCGCCCTTGGCGTTATGGCGCCATTGGCCATGGGTCGCGGAGGTCTTGAAGGCGATGTTGTAATCGTCGGTGTCGTTCTCGGCGCGCTGGAAGTCCAGCGCGGCATCGATGTTGCCCTTCCAGACCAGATCGGTCACCACCGGCTTGGGCTTCATGATCTGCTGGATGCTCGCCAATTCGACTGTCTTCGGCGCATCGCCGTTGGCCAGTGTAACTTTGCCGTCTTCGGCTGGCTGCAGCGACTTGGAAATCTCGCCAGTGGTAGCGTCCTGCTTGACCAGAAGGTGCTGGTCACTTTCCAGCGTCTTGATTTCCTTCCAGTCCAACGGAACGTCGCCCGCATATTTGGTATTGAGCAACAGCTTGCCGCCGTCGAAGACCTTGATAGTCCCCGTCATCTTGTCACCGTTTTTCAACCAGACGGTGTCAGCGAGCAATGGGGTTGAAGCACTGGCAATAGCAACGCACAACAGGGTTCTGGACAACATAAGCAACGACAAGGCTCTGGTTCGGGGAAAATCGGGCATTATCCGGATGGACAACGTCTAGGCAATCGGCGGACCGCCGACACAGGTATCACTGACAGTAGGAAATTTCCCAAGTTCCTTATCGAAAATTCCCGTTCATCCTTTATACAGGAACGAATGCTTGATCGAACAATCACCGCCGGACACCGATCCTGCAGGCCTTACTCCAGCAGAGGCGCGGCGCACGGCGCTCTACCTCACCTTGCATCAAGTGCCGGAAGGCAAAGTGATCAGTTATGGACAGCTGGCCGAGTTGGCCGGTTTGGGACGAGCGGCGCGCTACGTGGGCAGAACGTTGAGTCAGTTGCCCCAAGGCAGCAGCCTGCCGTGGCATCGGGTGCTGGGCGCGGGCGGGCGCATCAGCCTGGCGCCCGGAACGCCGTCTGGCGAGGAGCAACGCGCGCGTTTACGAACCGAAGGCGTGACCATCCGTAACAATCGTGTGGATATGGTGCGCCATGGCTGGCGCCCGATGGAGCACAACGGTTAGAGTGCGCGCTTTGTTTACGTAACCTGAGGCAGATTCCAGCCCATGCCCCGCAAAACCTGGCGCGCCGCGCTCGCCGCATATGCCAGCCCCTCTACACTTGTGCTCCTTTTGCTCGGCTTCGCCGCGGGCATGCCCTACATGTTGGTGTTTTCCACGCTCTCGGTCTGGCTGCGTGAAGCCGGCGTTGCCCGGGAAACCATCGGCTACGCCAGCCTGATCGGCCTGGCCTACGCCTTCAAGTGGGTCTGGTCGCCGCTGCTTGACCAATGGAGCCTGCCTTTGCTGGGCCGGCTGGGCCGACGCCGCTCATGGCTGGTGCTCTCTCAGTCGCTGGTGACGCTGGGCCTGATCGGCATGGGCTTCTGTGATCCACAGCAGCATCTGTCCTGGCTGATCGCGATCGCCGTGCTGGTAGCATTTTCCTCCGCGACCCAAGACATCGCCATCGACGCCTACCGGCTCGAAATCGCCAGCGACAGCCAGCAGGCCACTCTCGCTGCCAGTTACATGGCCGGCTACCGTGTGGCCGCCCTGCTGGCCACCGCCGGCGCGTTGTATTTTGCCGAAGGCTTTGGCTCCACCGGTTTTGCCTACAAGCACTCGGCGTGGGCAGGTACATACGTCCTGTTCGGCCTGCTCATGGTTCCGGCGCTGATCACCAGTCTGATCATGCGCGAACCTGCTGTGCCCATGCGTACGCAGTTGTCAGCGGCCCGCTACGGCTTTGCTCACCAGTTGGCGTCGGTGTTCGTGCTGATCATTCTGTTGGTGTCGGTACCGGCGATGTTCACCCAGCTGTACAACACCGACTTCGCCAGCGTGCTGTTTCAGGGCACGACCTGGAAAGACCTGCTGATGGAGGACCGCGCCTTTCTGCGCGCGATCCTCTACACCCTGCTGACCGTGGCCTGCCTGTCGTCCATGGGCCGTCGCGGGCTCGCGCCCGTGCTGACGCCGATTAACGATTTCATTCTGCGTTATCGCTGGCAGGCTTTCCTGTTGCTGGGGCTGATCGCCACGTATCGCATGTCCGACACGGTCATGGGCGTGATGGCGAACGTGTTCTACATCGACCAGGGCTTCACGAAGGATCAGATCGCCAGCGTCAGCAAGATTTTCGGCCTGGTGATGACCTTGGGCGGCGCGGCGTTCGGCGGGCTGGCAATCGTGCGTTTCGGGATACTGCCAATCCTGTTCATTGGCGGTATCACTTCGGCAGCGACCAATCTGCTGTTCCTGATGCTGGCCGACATGGGCCCGAACCTGAAAATGCTCATCGTCACGATCTCGCTGGACAACTTCAGCTCGGGCCTGGCGACATCAGCGTTCGTGGCTTACCTGTCGAGCCTGACCAACCTCAAGTTCTCCGCCACTCAATACGCGCTGCTCAGTTCGATCATGTTGCTGCTGCCCCGCCTGATCGGCGGCTATTCCGGGGTCATGGTGGAAAAGCTGGGTTATCACAACTTCTTCCTGGCAACCGCTCTGATGGGCGTTCCAACGCTGTTCATGATCGCCCTGCACTGGGCCCAGGAAGCGCGCCGGGAAGCACGCGAAGAAGCGGCAGAAGGCGAAGAGCCCGCGAAGCCTGTGGATTCAGTTCTATAAGACGGTCGTCGGCTAACCCAGGTCCGTAGGAGCCGGCTTGCTGGCGAACCGGTTTTATCCGCCACAATTGCCGGCACCTGACCCACTGCTTTCGCCAGCAAGCCGGCTCCTACAAAGTGAATTACGCCCCGATATTCGCTCGCGACGTTCGCTGCAAGCCGGTCTTACAGAACGAGATGCCAATCCAATAGCCGGATCGCCATTCACGCTTGCGCAAACTGCCGCCCCTCATCAACAAAAAGCCCCGAACTCTCGAAAGTCGGGGCTTTTTGGTTTCTACGATCAGCGTTACGCCTTCGCGGGCTGCTCTTCCTGCACCACGCGAATTACCCGTTGCGGGAACGGGATGTCGATGTTGGCGGCGCGCAAGCGGTCGCGGATTTCCGCGTTGAAGCGGTTCGAGACATCACCGAAGTCGCCGGTCTTGGTCCATACGCGCAGCGACACCGTGATCGAGCTGTCGCCCAACGCCGCCACCACCGCTTGCGGCGCAGGGTCCTGCAGGACACGCGGATCATCCGCCATGTCCATCAGCACCTGCAGCGCTTGCTTGAGATCGGCTTCGTAATCGATGCCTACATCAAAGGTGATTTTGCGCGTCGGCTGACGGTTGGTGTTGGTGATGATGCCGTTGGACAGATTGCCGTTGGGCAGGATGACGGTCTTGTTGTCCCCTGTACGCAGCACGGTATGGAAAATCTGGATGCTGTCGACGGTGCCCGAAACGCCTTGCGCCTCGATCCAGTCGCCGATGCGAAACGGACGGAACAGCAGAATCAAAACCCCGCCAGCGAAGTTCGCCAGACTGCCCTGCAACGCCAGACCGATGGCCAGACCTGCCGCACCAATGGCGGCCACAAACGAGGTGGTCTCAACCCCTATCATCGAAGCGACGCTGACGATCAGCAGAATCTTCAGGATAATATTGGCGATGCTGCTGATGAAGCCTTGCAGCGCAAGGTCGACATGACGCAGCGCCAGCAGCGCGCCCACTCGGGAGGTCAGCCTGTTGATCAGCCACCAACCCACCACCAACACAATCAGTGCCAGCAGCACCTTGCTGCCGTATTGCATGACCATCGGGATCCAGGCCTGAGACGCCTTCACCAGATGGTCCACTTGGCTGTTCAAATCCAAGTCCATCAATTTCTCCTCGGGGTCGCGACGTGGAATGCTGAACTGACGGCGCCGGGCCGGCCCGTCATTTCAGCCTGACCTGCATTCCGACGCGCAGGAGCCTCGCGGGTTCCTGCGCAATCTGAATTGCCGGCCAAAGCGCAGGATCAATCGCGGAAGTTGTTGAACTGCAGCGGCATGCCGAACTCATGACCACGCAGGGCGGCAATGGCCTCTTGCAGGTCATCACGCTTCTTGCCGGTGACGCGCACTTGCTCACCCTGGATGGCGGCCTGCACCTTGAGTTTGGCTTCTTTGATGTGGGCGACAATCTTCTTGGCCAACTCTTTGTCGATGCCTTCCTTGAGCGTGGCTTCCTGCTTCATCACCTTGCCGGAGGCATAGGGGTCCTTGAGTTCCAGGCACTGCACATCGATCTTGCGCTTGACCAGAGCCAGCTTGAGGATCTCGATCATGGCTTCGAGCTGAAACCCTTCCTCGGCAGTCATCTTGATCAGCAGGTCTTTTTCCGTGAACTCGAAGCTGCCTTTGCCTTTGAGGTCGTAGCGGCGGTCCAGCTCCTTGATCGCGTTGTCGACGGCATTCGTGACTTCGTGTTTATCCAGTTCGGACACTACGTCGAACGAGGGCATTTAGATTCTCCAATTGATGCGGCGCGGCTCGACATGTGAATGGAGCACGCCTGACTTGACGGTATGAAAGCCCGGTCATTATAACGAGACTTTTCCCACGTTCATGTGAGCCTGCAATGTTGATTTCGTTTTCCTTTCCTGCAGGTTTTATCGCGTCTGGGCGTCTTTGCTCTTGAGCGCCGTGTGCTGGCACATTCTGGGGGCGGGCAGTCTGGGCAGTCTCTGGGCAACGCGGCTGGCGCGGGCAGGTCTGCCGGTGCGCCTGCTGTTGCGCGACGAAACCCGACTCGCAGCCTATACCGCGCGGGGCGGGTTGACCCTCAGCGAAAATGGCGAGCGCCATACCTTCGCTATAGCAGCGCAAGCGGTCAGCGCGGCTCAGCCCATCGAGCGTTTGCTGGTGGCCTGCAAAGCCTACGATGCAGAGCGCGCAGTGGCCGCCATCGCCCATCGGCTCACCGATAAGGCCGACGTGCTGCTTTTGCAAAACGGCCTTGGAAGCCAGGAAGCGGTCGCCGCGATGCTGCCCCAGGCGCGCTGCATCTTTGTGTCCAGCACCGAGGGTGCTTATCGTGATCAAGACTGGAGCGTGGTGTTTGCCGGGCAAGGTTTCAACTGGCTCGGCGATGCGACCCAAAGCCTGGCGCCGTCCTGGCTGAACGAGCTTGAGCAAGCCGGGATCGCACATCAATGGACCTCCAGCATTCTCGAACGCCTCTGGCGCAAGCTGGCACTCAATTGCGCCATCAACCCGTTGACCGTGCTGCACCAGTGCCGCAACGGAGCCTTGCAGGCACACGCCGAGGAAGTGACAGCGTTGTGCGCCGAACTTGGCAGCGTATTGCGATGCTGTGGCCAGGCCGGCGCTGCAGAAGGCCTGCTGGAGCAGGTGCAGCAGGTCATCACCGCCACCGCCGCCAACTATTCCTCGATGTATCAGGACGTCGCACAAGGCCGCCGCACCGAGATCAGCTATTTGCTCGGGCATGTCTGCGCCACGGCGCGCGCGCTTGATTGCCCTGCGCCCGGTCTGAACCGGTTACGCCTGCGCCTGATCGAAGACCTCAAGGCGCGAGGCCTTCCCAGCGACTGACGGGTTTGCTCGCGGGCTGAACAGCGCTAACCTGCCCTCTCCTCATTTCGGTGACACTGCCCCATGCCATTGCGCCAGCGCCTCGAAAATCTGCCCGTGGGTCAAAAGCTGCTCGCCGCCCTGTTGGTGTTGCTCACCACCGTACTGGTGGTGGCCAACCTGACCTTCATCAGCGCCGCCTATTACATCTCCCAGGAAGCCATGGCCCCGCAGGCCTTGCAGACCATCGGCCGGCTGATCAGCAACCCCGGCCTGTCGGAGCAGGCGCTGACATCGACGGCGAACGCGCAAAACCTGCTCAAGGAGCTGAAAAATTACGGCCCCTTGCGGGCGGCAGCCTTGTACGACGCCAGCGGTACGCGGCTGGCGCAGATGCAGCAGGGCGACAAACTGCACATGCCCGAGCACTACCGTGACCTGGAAAGCTGGCGCGTTACCGAGTTTCGCAACACCCAGGTCATCCCGGTTCCGAAAGCCGGGCAGGCCTCGGGGCATTTGCTGCTGGTCGCCAGCAGTGAGCTGCCGACGGCGTTCTACACCGGCACGCTGACCGCCAGCCTGGGCATTCTGATTTTCAGCGTGCTGCTTTGGGCGGGGGTGGCCCGGCAGATCCGTCGTTTCATCACCGAACCGATTTATCAGTTGGAAGACCTTTCGCGTCAGGTCACCCGCGAGGAGAACTACGCGCTCAGGGCAAGCCCCGGCAATCAGGACGAAATCGGATCGCTGGCCGAGGCATTCAACACCATGCTGTCGCGCATGCAGGCGCGCGAACAGCAGCTCAAACGCGCGCGTGACGAATCCCAGGAAGCCTACGATCAAGCACAAGGGCTGGCTGAGGAAACCCGACACACCAACCGCAAGCTGGAGCTGGAAGTGCAGGTGCGCAGCAAGATCGAGAAAAAGCTCACCGGCTTCCAGAACTACCTCAACAGCATCATCGATTCGATGCCTTCGGCGTTGATCGCCCTCGACGAGCAGCTGTACGTTACCCAGTGGAATCAGGAGGCCGGAGCGCTTTCGGGAACGCCGCTGGATGAAGCGCTGAACCAACCCATTTATTCGGCATTCCCGCCGATGCGTGCTTTTTTGCCGCAGATCAAACAGACCGTCGAACGTCACACCGTGACCAAGATCGAGCGCGTAACGTGGGTCAAGGGCGAAGAGTCGCGTCACTACGCCCTGACCTTCTACCCGCTAACCGGCGACGCTGGCCGGGGCGCGGTGATCCGCATCGACGACATCACCCAGCGCCTGTCGCTGGAGGAAATGATGGTTCAGTCAGAAAAAATGCTCTCGGTGGGCGGACTGGCTGCTGGCATGGCCCATGAGATCAATAACCCTCTCGGGGCGATCATGCACAACGTGCAGAACATCCGCCGTAGGCTATCGCCGGATTTGCCAAAGAATCTGGAGCAGGCCGAGCAGGAAGGCATTGAGCTGGCTGCCGTGAATCAATACCTGATCGCTCGGGAAGTGCCGCAGCTGCTCGATGGCATTCAGTCAGCCGGCGCGCGGGCCGCAAAGATCGTCAGCCACATGCTCAGTTTCAGCCGACGCAGCAATCGCCAGCTGACCCCATGTGATTTGCCGGCGCTGATCGATCAGGCGGTGGAGATTGCCAGCAACGATTTCGACTTGACCATCGGCTTTGATTTCAAAGGCCAGAACAT
The nucleotide sequence above comes from Pseudomonas lutea. Encoded proteins:
- a CDS encoding AmpG family muropeptide MFS transporter, producing MPRKTWRAALAAYASPSTLVLLLLGFAAGMPYMLVFSTLSVWLREAGVARETIGYASLIGLAYAFKWVWSPLLDQWSLPLLGRLGRRRSWLVLSQSLVTLGLIGMGFCDPQQHLSWLIAIAVLVAFSSATQDIAIDAYRLEIASDSQQATLAASYMAGYRVAALLATAGALYFAEGFGSTGFAYKHSAWAGTYVLFGLLMVPALITSLIMREPAVPMRTQLSAARYGFAHQLASVFVLIILLVSVPAMFTQLYNTDFASVLFQGTTWKDLLMEDRAFLRAILYTLLTVACLSSMGRRGLAPVLTPINDFILRYRWQAFLLLGLIATYRMSDTVMGVMANVFYIDQGFTKDQIASVSKIFGLVMTLGGAAFGGLAIVRFGILPILFIGGITSAATNLLFLMLADMGPNLKMLIVTISLDNFSSGLATSAFVAYLSSLTNLKFSATQYALLSSIMLLLPRLIGGYSGVMVEKLGYHNFFLATALMGVPTLFMIALHWAQEARREAREEAAEGEEPAKPVDSVL
- a CDS encoding MGMT family protein, with the translated sequence MEQSPPDTDPAGLTPAEARRTALYLTLHQVPEGKVISYGQLAELAGLGRAARYVGRTLSQLPQGSSLPWHRVLGAGGRISLAPGTPSGEEQRARLRTEGVTIRNNRVDMVRHGWRPMEHNG
- a CDS encoding HugZ family protein, which translates into the protein MSNSANRQARALLLKEYRGVLSTHSKSMPGYPFGSVVPYCLDDEGRPLILISRIAQHTHNLQLDAKCSLLVGERGAEDVQAVGRVTLMAEAEKITDGVRIEAAAQRYYRYFPESESYHSAHDFDFWVLKPVRYRYIGGFGAIHWLDNVALSNPFAGPAEIGMVEHMNDDHTKAIAHYVELAGLPATLPAVLVGIDSEGMHLRIGQSLYWLAFAEPCNTPTQVRQALVQLAHAEKWPALEQVEA
- a CDS encoding YajQ family cyclic di-GMP-binding protein; protein product: MPSFDVVSELDKHEVTNAVDNAIKELDRRYDLKGKGSFEFTEKDLLIKMTAEEGFQLEAMIEILKLALVKRKIDVQCLELKDPYASGKVMKQEATLKEGIDKELAKKIVAHIKEAKLKVQAAIQGEQVRVTGKKRDDLQEAIAALRGHEFGMPLQFNNFRD
- a CDS encoding putative 2-dehydropantoate 2-reductase, which codes for MCWHILGAGSLGSLWATRLARAGLPVRLLLRDETRLAAYTARGGLTLSENGERHTFAIAAQAVSAAQPIERLLVACKAYDAERAVAAIAHRLTDKADVLLLQNGLGSQEAVAAMLPQARCIFVSSTEGAYRDQDWSVVFAGQGFNWLGDATQSLAPSWLNELEQAGIAHQWTSSILERLWRKLALNCAINPLTVLHQCRNGALQAHAEEVTALCAELGSVLRCCGQAGAAEGLLEQVQQVITATAANYSSMYQDVAQGRRTEISYLLGHVCATARALDCPAPGLNRLRLRLIEDLKARGLPSD
- a CDS encoding sensor histidine kinase; amino-acid sequence: MPLRQRLENLPVGQKLLAALLVLLTTVLVVANLTFISAAYYISQEAMAPQALQTIGRLISNPGLSEQALTSTANAQNLLKELKNYGPLRAAALYDASGTRLAQMQQGDKLHMPEHYRDLESWRVTEFRNTQVIPVPKAGQASGHLLLVASSELPTAFYTGTLTASLGILIFSVLLWAGVARQIRRFITEPIYQLEDLSRQVTREENYALRASPGNQDEIGSLAEAFNTMLSRMQAREQQLKRARDESQEAYDQAQGLAEETRHTNRKLELEVQVRSKIEKKLTGFQNYLNSIIDSMPSALIALDEQLYVTQWNQEAGALSGTPLDEALNQPIYSAFPPMRAFLPQIKQTVERHTVTKIERVTWVKGEESRHYALTFYPLTGDAGRGAVIRIDDITQRLSLEEMMVQSEKMLSVGGLAAGMAHEINNPLGAIMHNVQNIRRRLSPDLPKNLEQAEQEGIELAAVNQYLIAREVPQLLDGIQSAGARAAKIVSHMLSFSRRSNRQLTPCDLPALIDQAVEIASNDFDLTIGFDFKGQNIIRQFDPQLGPVPATANELEQVLLNLLKNAAQAIHQREDDREPGRIILRTRLNPPWAEIQVEDNGIGMPESVRKRTFEPFFTTKEIGQGTGLGLSVSYFIITNNHKGQMEVHSTPGQGTCFTLRLPLVDNSVDMPAPQVIGQNDRE
- a CDS encoding DUF481 domain-containing protein — encoded protein: MLSRTLLCVAIASASTPLLADTVWLKNGDKMTGTIKVFDGGKLLLNTKYAGDVPLDWKEIKTLESDQHLLVKQDATTGEISKSLQPAEDGKVTLANGDAPKTVELASIQQIMKPKPVVTDLVWKGNIDAALDFQRAENDTDDYNIAFKTSATHGQWRHNAKGEYNRESQDSLTTTNNWDAEYSVDRFLTEKWFWDGRITYKRDTIEDLARQRTVGTGPGYQFWDDELGAFKVGALLNRTDFEYSNGEKDNFYSVSGTWDYNRYLIGKKVEFFTNGEVGKPISGVADYSLETEVGLRYKVTEWASLNLKAEKDIISGSDNGDLDKTRYTAGFGVAW
- a CDS encoding mechanosensitive ion channel family protein, giving the protein MDLNSQVDHLVKASQAWIPMVMQYGSKVLLALIVLVVGWWLINRLTSRVGALLALRHVDLALQGFISSIANIILKILLIVSVASMIGVETTSFVAAIGAAGLAIGLALQGSLANFAGGVLILLFRPFRIGDWIEAQGVSGTVDSIQIFHTVLRTGDNKTVILPNGNLSNGIITNTNRQPTRKITFDVGIDYEADLKQALQVLMDMADDPRVLQDPAPQAVVAALGDSSITVSLRVWTKTGDFGDVSNRFNAEIRDRLRAANIDIPFPQRVIRVVQEEQPAKA